The following proteins come from a genomic window of Nocardiopsis sp. YSL2:
- a CDS encoding DinB family protein has translation MAVRWNGEILAQVQFYWDFSLWPRLEGLTEDEYLWEPAPGAWTVTRGEDGRYRPDGVSPEPDPPPVTTIAWRLGHLVVDVLETRINWHFGDRTYTRDTVNWPGGVDEAKQRLRHAYLAWSEQIQSMDDDALAAPVGGAESAQWADFPMVALVLHLNRELIHHGAEVALIRDLYRALPPDRR, from the coding sequence ATGGCGGTGAGGTGGAACGGCGAGATCCTCGCCCAGGTGCAGTTCTACTGGGACTTCTCGCTCTGGCCCCGGCTGGAGGGACTCACCGAGGACGAGTACCTGTGGGAGCCCGCGCCCGGGGCGTGGACGGTCACCCGGGGCGAGGACGGGCGCTACCGGCCCGACGGTGTCAGCCCCGAGCCCGACCCGCCGCCGGTCACGACCATCGCCTGGCGGCTGGGCCACCTGGTCGTGGACGTGCTGGAGACCCGCATCAACTGGCACTTCGGCGACCGGACCTACACCCGCGACACCGTCAACTGGCCCGGCGGCGTCGACGAGGCCAAACAGCGCCTGCGCCACGCCTACCTCGCCTGGTCCGAGCAGATCCAGTCCATGGACGACGACGCCCTGGCCGCCCCCGTGGGCGGCGCGGAGTCGGCCCAGTGGGCGGACTTCCCGATGGTCGCGCTGGTGCTGCACCTCAACCGGGAGCTGATCCACCACGGGGCCGAGGTGGCGCTCATCCGCGACCTGTACCGGGCCCTGCCGCCCGACCGCCGCTGA
- a CDS encoding primosomal protein N' codes for MTAQPGPDEGALFDLPAQDGSAASKDVRAAASTKAAKARRPAPRRPAERLPIARVIVDTPLPHLDRYFDYRVPEDMDADAVPGCRVRVRFNNRLLSGFIAERAQTSEFAGRLAYLESVVSPEPVLTPEILGLARAVADRYAGTLSDVLRLAVPPRHARVEKEAAASPEPSGKDGPGPPGASADPDDATAPAGSTEAPALPAAGPATSESAPAGPAPVEPGPWTDYPDGPLFLDTLCEGRPARAVWNALPGRDWVDAVAVAAAATLSAGRGTVIVVPDGRDVAAVDAALTRRLGEDSHVALTADLGPAKRYRRWLSVLRGGVRVVVGTRAAVFAPVADLGLVVLWDDGDDVHAEPHAPYPHSRTVLAMRAHRADAGVLIGGHTRTTDAQLLVESGWAGSLTADRATLRRRAPQVRAAGDDRELARDEAARTARIPSLAWRAAREASRTGPVLFQVPRRGYLNTLACAGCREPARCDACHGPLAVRGSHAMPSCGWCGRVAGQWACPECGVTRMRAVVVGARRTAEELGRAFPSLTVRTSGREEVLTRVDDRPSLVVATPGAEPVAENGYAAAVLLDGWALLNRMDLRASEETLRRWLSAAALVRPGGTVVVSADVALPVVQSLVRWDPSGFAERELAERRELGFPPAVSMASVTGAPEHVRELLDQVDLPEGVELLGPVPVAPDRVAGPERGAPEAPAEGGSGRREDGTHPRERALLRVPRSGVGALARALKVAASARSARRDEHLAQVRVDPLHVV; via the coding sequence ATGACAGCGCAGCCCGGCCCGGACGAGGGGGCCCTCTTCGACCTGCCCGCGCAGGACGGCTCCGCCGCGTCCAAGGACGTCAGGGCGGCCGCGTCGACGAAGGCCGCGAAGGCCCGGCGCCCGGCTCCGCGCAGACCCGCCGAGCGGCTGCCCATCGCGCGCGTGATCGTGGACACCCCGCTCCCGCACCTGGACCGGTACTTCGACTACCGCGTCCCCGAGGACATGGACGCCGACGCGGTCCCCGGCTGCAGGGTCAGAGTGCGCTTCAACAACCGACTGCTCTCCGGGTTCATCGCCGAGCGGGCGCAGACTTCGGAGTTCGCCGGACGGCTGGCCTACCTGGAGTCGGTGGTCTCTCCCGAACCGGTACTGACCCCCGAGATCCTGGGACTGGCCCGCGCGGTCGCCGACCGCTACGCGGGCACCCTGAGCGACGTGCTCCGCCTCGCCGTCCCCCCGCGCCACGCCCGAGTGGAGAAGGAGGCCGCCGCCTCCCCTGAGCCCTCCGGGAAGGACGGCCCCGGCCCCCCGGGCGCGTCCGCGGACCCCGACGACGCCACGGCCCCCGCCGGGTCCACCGAGGCCCCGGCTCTCCCGGCCGCCGGGCCCGCCACCTCCGAGTCGGCCCCGGCCGGGCCGGCCCCCGTCGAGCCCGGTCCATGGACCGACTACCCCGACGGCCCCCTGTTCCTGGACACCCTGTGTGAGGGCCGCCCCGCCCGGGCCGTGTGGAACGCGCTGCCCGGCCGTGACTGGGTGGACGCCGTGGCGGTCGCCGCCGCCGCGACCCTGTCGGCCGGGCGGGGCACCGTGATCGTCGTCCCCGACGGGCGGGACGTGGCGGCCGTGGACGCCGCCCTGACCCGTCGGCTGGGCGAGGACTCCCACGTCGCGCTGACCGCCGACCTCGGCCCGGCCAAGCGCTACCGGCGCTGGCTCTCGGTCCTGCGCGGCGGGGTGCGGGTGGTCGTGGGCACCCGGGCGGCGGTGTTCGCCCCCGTCGCCGACCTCGGCCTGGTCGTGCTGTGGGACGACGGCGACGACGTGCACGCCGAGCCCCACGCCCCCTACCCCCACTCCCGCACGGTGCTCGCGATGCGGGCCCACCGCGCCGACGCGGGCGTCCTGATCGGCGGCCACACCCGCACGACCGACGCCCAGCTCCTGGTCGAGTCCGGGTGGGCCGGATCGCTCACGGCCGACCGGGCCACCCTGCGCCGCCGCGCCCCGCAGGTCCGCGCCGCCGGGGACGACCGCGAACTCGCGCGTGACGAGGCCGCGCGGACCGCCCGGATCCCGAGCCTGGCCTGGCGCGCCGCGCGGGAGGCCTCGCGCACCGGCCCCGTGCTCTTCCAGGTGCCGCGCCGCGGCTACCTCAACACGCTGGCCTGCGCGGGCTGCCGCGAGCCCGCGCGCTGCGACGCCTGCCACGGTCCGCTCGCGGTGCGCGGCTCCCACGCCATGCCCTCCTGCGGCTGGTGCGGCCGCGTCGCCGGGCAGTGGGCGTGCCCGGAGTGCGGCGTGACCCGGATGCGCGCCGTCGTGGTGGGCGCCCGCCGCACCGCAGAGGAGCTGGGACGCGCCTTCCCCTCCCTGACCGTGCGCACGTCCGGCCGGGAGGAGGTCCTCACCCGTGTCGACGACCGGCCCTCGCTGGTGGTCGCCACGCCCGGGGCCGAACCGGTCGCGGAGAACGGATACGCGGCCGCGGTCCTGCTGGACGGCTGGGCGCTGCTCAACCGGATGGACCTGCGCGCGTCGGAGGAGACGCTGCGCCGCTGGCTGAGCGCGGCCGCCCTGGTCCGCCCCGGGGGCACCGTGGTGGTCTCAGCCGACGTCGCGCTGCCGGTCGTGCAGTCCCTGGTGCGGTGGGACCCCTCCGGGTTCGCCGAACGCGAGCTGGCCGAGCGCCGCGAACTGGGGTTCCCTCCCGCGGTGTCGATGGCCTCGGTCACCGGCGCCCCCGAACACGTGCGCGAACTGCTCGACCAGGTCGACCTGCCCGAGGGCGTCGAACTCCTGGGCCCGGTACCGGTCGCCCCGGACCGCGTGGCGGGCCCGGAACGGGGCGCGCCCGAGGCGCCCGCCGAAGGCGGCTCGGGACGGCGCGAGGACGGCACGCATCCCCGGGAACGCGCCCTGCTGCGGGTGCCCCGGAGCGGTGTCGGCGCCCTGGCCCGGGCGCTGAAGGTCGCCGCGTCCGCGCGCAGCGCGCGCCGCGACGAGCACCTGGCCCAGGTCCGTGTGGACCCTCTGCACGTGGTCTGA
- the fmt gene encoding methionyl-tRNA formyltransferase, whose product MKLVFAGTPQVAVPSLQALIDSDHEVAAVVTRPDARSGRGRKYAASPVGELAESAGIEVLKPEKVRDPEFLERLAAIAPDCCPVVAYGALLPQSALDIPRHGWVNLHFSLLPAWRGAAPVQHAVLHGDDVTGASTFRIVKELDAGPVFGTVVEDVRPTDTSGDLLERLSHSGAELLKRTLDGIEAGKLSPVEQPGADVTYASKLATEDAEVDFTAPARRVDRVARACTPAPGAWTTFRGTRLKLGPVTPLPEADTPVLDPGQLHADKKRVIVGTSTHPVVLGEVQPQGKRPMAAVDWARGVRPTEDDRLGR is encoded by the coding sequence ATGAAGCTTGTCTTTGCCGGAACACCGCAGGTGGCCGTGCCGTCGTTGCAGGCCCTCATCGACTCCGATCACGAGGTCGCCGCCGTCGTCACCCGTCCCGACGCCCGCTCGGGGCGCGGGCGGAAGTACGCGGCGAGTCCGGTGGGCGAGCTGGCCGAGAGCGCGGGGATCGAGGTCCTCAAGCCGGAGAAGGTCCGCGACCCCGAGTTCCTGGAGCGCCTCGCCGCGATCGCGCCGGACTGCTGCCCGGTGGTCGCCTACGGGGCGCTGCTGCCCCAGTCGGCGCTGGACATCCCCCGGCACGGATGGGTCAACCTGCACTTCTCCCTCCTGCCCGCCTGGCGCGGCGCCGCTCCCGTCCAGCACGCGGTGCTGCACGGGGACGACGTCACCGGGGCGTCCACCTTCCGGATCGTCAAGGAGCTGGACGCCGGTCCGGTCTTCGGGACCGTGGTCGAGGACGTGCGACCGACCGACACCAGCGGCGACCTGCTGGAGCGGCTCTCCCACTCGGGGGCCGAGCTCCTCAAGCGCACCCTGGACGGCATCGAGGCGGGCAAGCTGAGCCCCGTCGAGCAGCCGGGCGCCGACGTCACCTACGCGTCCAAGCTCGCCACCGAGGACGCCGAGGTCGACTTCACCGCGCCGGCGCGGCGGGTGGACCGTGTGGCCCGCGCGTGCACACCGGCACCGGGCGCATGGACGACGTTCCGCGGCACCCGGCTGAAGCTGGGTCCGGTCACGCCGCTGCCGGAGGCCGACACCCCGGTGCTCGACCCGGGGCAGCTGCACGCCGACAAGAAGCGCGTCATCGTCGGCACGAGCACGCATCCCGTGGTCCTCGGCGAGGTGCAGCCCCAGGGCAAGCGGCCGATGGCGGCCGTGGACTGGGCACGTGGCGTGCGCCCCACCGAAGACGACCGCCTGGGGCGATGA